Part of the Ziziphus jujuba cultivar Dongzao chromosome 8, ASM3175591v1 genome is shown below.
GTAATTTAACAAGATTTGGAGGCTGAGCTAATCGAATAGTCGGTCAAGCATTTGATGGAATTATCTCTCAAATGATTTTCAACACAAAATTGGTCTTTTTTTAGatcacaattttaaaaaacttatttaaaatacttTTGATTATAGTGTGCGCATTATTGATTGACCAAgcagcttttttttatttttatattttatttttttcctaatatCAATCATTACTCTTtctctaaatttaaaaattcctaggaatatattccaaaaaattcCACATTCCATAGGAACTAAAACACCcctcaaatatcaaaatatatttgactAATTCAAGTCGATGAATTTGTCACGTCTAATAGAGTGTGGATGAAAATCATAGATAGCATATGTGACAACAATCAATAATTTCGctttaaaaaacacaaaaacgaAATTGTAAAGGCGCAAAATGGGAACAATCCCAAAGAAAACGTTACAATAAGTTTTGGGGAATTCGCAAAGATAAGTCACTGTTTCTTTGTTTACTTGGAATTCCAAAATGCGGGCTGGTTTCATACGATTGCACATTGCGTAGGACATTTTTGACTTGAGGGCTCCCTCATGCCCACCCTAACTCTTCACAGCAGCAAAATCTTTTTCTCCGGAAGGAACAAAAGCTCAATTTTTCGGaaaaattagaagaagaagaagaagaagaagaaaactggGTGTTAATTCATTGCTGCTATGGTCGGCCGCCATTGCCGGTCAACTCCACGACCTCCATTAAATCCTCAAAATCCAGTCTGGGATCTGTTTGCATATCCATGTGCGGGAGCAAATCCAGCACCGCCGTGATCGAACGCAAAAGTACCAAACCCAGAAGTCCAAGAGCCCCAAGACATTCCAAATCGTCATCCTCCACCACCGCTGGCGGTGCCACCGACccatcatcttcttcctctGGCAGttccttcatcttcaatttcaacAGCGATTCAAGCTACTTCAAGGGCTTGTCTTCCTTCTCCAAATCCTCATTCTCAAACCAGGCTTCTCGCTCCAGCATCAAAGCCTCTTTGCCCGAAAACCCCCATATCTATGACTTCTCTGAAATCTGCTCTGCCACTGGGAATTTCCTCCGTAATCGAtactcttcctcttcttcatctACCTCCTGGCGGTGCTCGATTCGCGGCAAGGATGTGATCGTATTCCAGAGGAAATTTCGCCGTCCGATTGATTTCCCGGAGCTTCAGAATAGATTGTCGACCATTTGTCGGAGCCACCATAGCAGTCTGGTCAAGCTTTTGGGTGCTTCAGTTTCGGGGAATTACATCTATCTCGTCTATGATTTCGTTATTGGATCGAATCTTGTGGATTGTCTTCGAAACCCCAAAAATCCAAGCTTCACCGTGCTCTCCACCTGGCTTTCTCGGATGCAAATCGCCACCGACCTCGCTCACGGACTCGATTACATCCACCATTGTTCTGGGTTGCAATCGAACTTCGTTCACAACCACATCAAGAGCTCCAGCATCATAGTCACAGAGGAATCCATGGCCGCCAAGATCTGCCACTTCGGTACCGCCGAGCTCTGCGGCGAGAACAGCCGAGCTTCGGATTCACAAGACGATAGCGATGACGATGGAGAAATCAAGAGGGACAGGAGTGGCAAAAGGGAATTGAAGAGGTTGGGAAGCAAAGCGATGAAGGTGGAGGGGACGAGAGGGTACATGGCGCCGGAGTTCCAGTTCACCGGGATTTCAACCCATAAATCCGATGTGTACGCATTTGGGGTGGTGATTCTGGAGCTGATTTCGGGGAGGGAAGCGTTGAAGTACTTGATGGAGGAAGGGGACGGAGGTGGGTATCGGCGGGTGAGCGTGATCGAGACTGCGAGAGCTGCCGTGGAAGGTGGTGGTGGGGAGGTGAGGAAGTGGGTGGATAAGAGGTTAAGGGACTCGTTCCCGGTGGAGGTGGCGGAGAAGATGATGCAGGTGGGATTGGAATGCGTGGAGGAGGATCCGGATAAGAGACCGGATATGGGTCGGGTCGATATGTTGGTTTCGAAGCTGTTTTTGGAGTCTCAGAATTGGGCGGAGAAGATGGGTACACCGCCGACTCAATTTTCGTTTTCCTTGGCGGGTCGGTGATAGATAGTATTTTGgattctgaattttttttgagATTGGATTGTTTTCTTTGAGTTCAATTTTTCTCtaaatttaatgttgctaacaCAGGCTTGatttattttcacaattttttctttttgatatttgattaattttcacAATTAGGGACGAGCTTATACATGCTGTATATGTTGTGTATAATAGTTACTCACAAGacataaaatgtaatttcattCTTGTTTTGCTTTATAAGCTATTTTGTTgagaaaaagagaaggaaattattgtttgtttttgttgtgaAATGTTTTTGTAGTATTGAAAAATTCTAATTGCATTACCAAGAAAATTCAATACAGctctcatttttttaaattttcaaaattacttttttatGCTTTTATGCTTAACCAGCAATCATGGTCGAGGAATGCCGGCATCCGATTGTGAAGATTCATTATGCTAGCGGCGATCGGATTATCGGTAGGAAAggtagagattaaaaaaaaataaaaataataataataataataaaagaattttgacccaaaaaaaaaataataataagtaaaaatacAGCCCAGCAACCATTGCCGACCAAGGTTCATCTCAAATCCTATTTCTCTATTGGTGATTGTTGTAAGATTTTGACACACTGGATGACTAATTTGAAAGACGAAGAGAT
Proteins encoded:
- the LOC132805123 gene encoding lysM domain receptor-like kinase 3, which codes for MCGSKSSTAVIERKSTKPRSPRAPRHSKSSSSTTAGGATDPSSSSSGSSFIFNFNSDSSYFKGLSSFSKSSFSNQASRSSIKASLPENPHIYDFSEICSATGNFLRNRYSSSSSSTSWRCSIRGKDVIVFQRKFRRPIDFPELQNRLSTICRSHHSSLVKLLGASVSGNYIYLVYDFVIGSNLVDCLRNPKNPSFTVLSTWLSRMQIATDLAHGLDYIHHCSGLQSNFVHNHIKSSSIIVTEESMAAKICHFGTAELCGENSRASDSQDDSDDDGEIKRDRSGKRELKRLGSKAMKVEGTRGYMAPEFQFTGISTHKSDVYAFGVVILELISGREALKYLMEEGDGGGYRRVSVIETARAAVEGGGGEVRKWVDKRLRDSFPVEVAEKMMQVGLECVEEDPDKRPDMGRVDMLVSKLFLESQNWAEKMGTPPTQFSFSLAGR